TAAATCAGCCATGAGTAAAACTTTTCTGTCGGTTTTTTCTACAGTACAACGAATACCTTTGTATGTAGGGTCAGAACAACAGTAAGTATCAGGACTTACAACAGTATTAGCCCAAGGTCCTTTACAAATAAATACAGTTCCTTCATGAGGTGCATCTCTTGATACAGCCGCGTTTACTACTACTTCTCCCCATTCAGTTTTTACGAGAACAGTATCCCAGTTGTTAACACCTAATTTTGCCATGTCCCTTGGGTCCATATAACAGGTACCTGAAGCGTTCTTATATTCTTCTTTAAGAGTAGAACCTCTTTTTTTACATGCTCCTTGGTAAATGTCAGATCCAGTGTTTAACATACATTTGAGTACATCAGTGGTACCTTCTCCAGTAATTTTTACATCAGGAACAACAGGTTTTTCTAAATAAGTATTAGCGTAATGCATACATTCATCTCCCTATTCTAACCATATAGCATTTACAGGACAGAACATTTGACATGTTCCACATTCTTCACATTTATCAGTACTGAAAAGTTTGATGAAACCATTTTCTACCATCATAATAACTTCTTCAGTTTTAGCACCATTACCTCCAGCGTTTTCTGGACTAATAGCAGCATTTACAGGACATGCAATAACACAAACCCCACAACCTAAACAATTATCTTGATTAACTTTAAGTTCCATTTAATCACCTAGTTTTTTAATGCATCTAAAGCTTCAATCCAAGTTGCTGATTTGGTAGGAGTATTGTTTACAGCAGTTCTGGTTACAGTGATAGCACCATTTGGACAGCTTTTAGCACATGCTCCACAACGGATACAATATTGATCTTTTACACTCATTGGGTCTAATTTTTGACCTGGTGCACTAGTTACTAAAAATGCTAAAGCATCACATGGACATACGTCTACACAAGTTCCACAACTTTGACAATCTTCTTGACTAATTTCAATTGTTCCTTCAAATGGTTTAGCAACGGATGCAGCATTTGTTGGACAAACACCTTCACACCATCCACAGTAAATACAAAGATCATCATCAATAATAGAGCTTCCTTTAACAACAGCTTTTCTTTCATCTAAATCGTATTCACCATAGGAACAGGACCTACATACAGCAGTAATAGCATTTACAGGACATGCTTTTTTACATACGAGACAGTAAACACAATTATCAGTGTTGATTTCAATGGATTCATTACCATTTTCACTGTTTACTGAAATAGCTTCTGCAGGACATAATTCACTACATACTCCACAGTAAATACATTCATCATCATCTACAGAGATTTCACCAGTAACTAAGTCTTTACGTTGAGGTAATACTCTATCGATGGTGATTGCACCACGAGGACATGCACTTTCACATTTTTTACAGTAAATACATTCATCGTCATCGATTTCAGAATAAGATTCATAATGAGGATAAGCATCAATTTCAGAAATTGGGACGCCATCAATAGTTAATACTAATGCATCTACTGGACATAATCCACTACACATACCACAAAGAACACATTTGTCTTCATTGATGTTTACTCTTTCGAGATTTACATCTTTATGAATGTTTTGAGCAATCTTATCATGACCACTGAAATAAACGTCAAATCTCTTACGAGAATCAAGAGCTACAGCATCTAATTCAATTGCGCCTACAGGACAAGTAGATTCACAGATACCGCAACCAATACAGACATCATTTCTAAAAGACAAATTTCTTTCTTCGTCTGCTGACCTTGTTATTTTAAAGTCATTGTCTTTAATATCTTTTATATTTTTGATCATTTTAAATCTCCAAAATTTTAATTGAATTAGTTGGGCAACCATCTTTACAAGAAAGACAACCACAACAGTTAATGGAGTCTATTTGTGATTTTAATGCCACTAAAGAAACAGCATTCATAAAACACAAACTTACACACAATCCACAACCAATACATGTATCTTCAATAATCGCATTATATTCTTTATTTTTACAAATATTCACAATTTTACGACATTGGTCAGGTTCATCAATAATTGCTCTGGCCATTTTTAAAAAATCGAAAGGAGTTAACTCAGTAATAGTCCTTGCAACATCAATTGAATTCCAAGATAAATTTCTGCCATTAAAATAATGAGAAACAGTAGATCTATCAACTTTCAACTCATCAGCAATAAATTGCTGAGATTTACCTTGATTTTTTAACTTGACAGCAGCCAAATATTTCAAACCTGATGCAATATGTTTTGGCATATTATCCACCATGTGTAATGATATAAACTTTTGTATCCTATTAATAAATAGTTGCCTACTAAACTCAAGTCGGAAGATTTAAATATTACTGTGTTAATAGTACACATTTTTAAAAAAAAATAGAATTATAAATAGTTAATTTAATTAAATAATGATTAATCAATGTAAATACAAAAAATTAAGAAAAAATATCGATTAAAATAATATATAAATTAATATAAATAAAATATTATGCAAAAAATTAAAATAAACTGTTCGTTTACTGTAATAAAATATCAATCGAAAATAATGATAAAACGGCCAGATTGAGCTTAAAAATTTTTGTTCACCTAAAATGTGTAGTAAGTACACATAAAAGAAATAAACTAATTTATACTAAAACATGTATATTATATATTAGGAGTAAATACTATGCAAATTGTATCAGTTGTAGGTAGAAAAAATAGTGGTAAAACCTCATTAACTGTAAAAATTATTGAAGAGTTAAAAAACAGAGGATATAAAGTAGCTTCCATTAAACATTCCCACCACCAAATGGAAATGGATAGAGAAAATACTGATACCTGGAAACACAGATGTGCAGGATCAGATGTTGTAGTGGGAGTTGGAGCAACCACCTTTTTTAATGTTAGAAAACTTCTTGATTTAGATAGATTATTATTCTTAATAAAAACTATGGAAACTGTAGACTTTGTTATAATAGAAGGATTTAAAAGTTATCCATATCCAAAAATAGCTACTACTCCAGATGTTGTTGATGAATTTACAATAGCTGAAGTAGATGCTAAATCAATAAACCAAGAAGGATTAGAAGAAGTAGTTGACATGATTGAAGAAAAAGGCTGTGACATAATTGACACACTATTCCATAAAACCTGCGGTTATAATGAAGGTTTATCAATAGCTAAAGATATAATTAAAGGAAACATTAAAATCGAGGAATTAGATAAAACAAATGTAAATTTAGCTATTGACGGAAAAGTTGTAGGATTAAACAGCTTTGTTAGTGATTTTATTGAAAAAATAACTCTCGGATTAATAAAAACATTAAATACCGAACAATATAATGTAAAAGACTTTGAAAAAATTGATTTAGTTATTGCCAACCCTAATCTAAAAGAAAATATAATCTCCTTATCTGATACAACAACCTTAATTAAAGTTAATGATAAAGAAATAGTTATTAACAAATTTGTAGAAAATTATATCAAAAATGCTGTTGAAGGGCTTGTAAAATCATTGAAACTTGATGATTACAATATTAAAAGTCTTGAAAAGATAAAAACTACTATAAACAGCATCGAATCAGGAAATGTTGAAAAAGCAGAAATTACATTAGCTATTAACAACAAACCAATTGAGATAAACACCTTTGTCTGTGGAATTATGAAAGAATCTATTTTTGCAATGGTAAAATCTCTAGACACTGACTTCAACATTGAAGATATTTATAAAATTGAACTAAAAATAATATTAGATTAAAATGAAAGCTATAAAAGACCCATTTAATAGGCCAATTATTTCACTAAGAATCACAATTACCAATAGATGTGATGAAAACTGCATTTACTGTCATCATGATGGAATGGTAAATTCTAAAGATGAAATGACTCCTGAAGAAATTTATAAAATCTGTGAAATTTCCAAAGACCTTGGAATTCAAAGAGTAAGATTATCTGGAGGAGAACCATTAATTAGAAAAGATATTGTTGAAATAATTGAAAAAATATCTAAATTAAATTTCAGAGATATTTCAATTACAACAAATGGGACAATGCTTGAAAAATATGCTGAAAAGCTAAAAGATGCAGGTTTAGATAGAGTAAATGTAAGTCTTGACACATTAAATCCTGAAACTTATAAATTCATAACAAAAAGAGATTATCTTGACAGAGTAAAGCGCGGAATTGTAAAAGCAGTAGAGGTTGGATTAAACCCTGTAAAAATCAACATGGTCTTAATGAAAGGTATTAATGAAAATGAAGTAAAAGACATGTTCTATTTCACAAAAGAATATGGTATCGTCCTTCAAGTTATTGAGTTAATGGAAAGTGAAAACTGCGATGACTCTAAATTCAATGCAGAGTACCATTATGATCTAACTTCATTAGAAGAAGAGTTAACCAAAATAGCTGATGATATAAAAACAAGGGAATTTATGCAGAATCGTAAAAAATACTTCATTGATGGTGGAGAAATAGAACTTGTAAAACCAATAGAAAATACCAACTTCTGCAAAAACTGTACAAGACTTAGAATAACACCTGATGGTAAAGTAAAACCATGTTTACTTAGAAATGATAATCTTGTTGAACTTTTAAGCTATATGCGTGAAGGTGCAGATGATGAGATACTTAAAAAACAGTACATAAAAGGTATTAATAATCGTGAACCTTACACTCATGAAAAAGAAGATTAAATCTTATTTTAAAAATAGCTATTTTTTATTATTTTAAAAAAAGTAAAAAAAAGAATAAATAAAGTTAAAAAACTCTATTTATTTGTGTACATTATCTTTTTTTGGATATTCAGTAAATGGAATTGGCTCACCAGTGTCAAATCCACTCATGTATCCGTATACTTCTTTTACTTTGTTGTTTACAGTTGCCCAAACTTTTGAAACAGGAATTTCAGATGGACATACTTCAGAACATTGACCACAGTTGGTACATGCATCAACCATATGGACCATACGTGTTAAGTGGAAGAATGGTGCTGCAGGAGTGTATCCACCAGGTACCCATTCAGGACCTTCTGCTTCAAGACAGCAGTCTTCACAGAAACATAATGGACATGCTTCACGACAACCATAACATTTCATACATTTGGAGAATTCATCTTGGTATGCATGGAAAACATCAATAATGTCTCCAGTAGTACCTTCAATATCAGCGGCTTTCTTCTTGGCAGAGTTTTTAAGCATGATATTGTTAATATTTTCCCTTATGGTGATTCCTTTTTCGATTGGTTCTTCAGTGTTAATTACGCCAGCTTCAATAACTTTATCAAGTACATCAGCACCTCTTTCACTGAATACTTCAACAAAAGTAGCTTTACCGGCTAAAGGACCAATAACTCCCCAGTTACCTAATGCTAAGTCAGCATTTGAAGGTATTTTAAGTTCACATCTTTGACAATTTTCTCTTCTACCCATTCCGTCTTCTTCAAGTTCATCAATACTGATAGCTTTTTCTTCGCCATCTTTAGTTTCCATGATGAGTTTTCCTTTAGCAATTTCTTCTTTAACGACATCTTTAGGGTCCAATTCATAGACTTCTTCAATCATTTTCATGGTTGGAACAGGTGACATGGTTCCACCACAATTTACACCAATCATGATTACATTGTCTTCAATGATTTTACCCTTTTTCATTAATTCTCTCATAGTCATTGCATCACAAGGTTTACAAGTGACAGCTATTTTCATGTCACGGCAACCATCAAGGTACTTTGAAACAAATTTAGCTAAGTTTAAGGTACCACAATGAATTGAACCTGCAGATTTAATTACATCTTCAGGATCGGTAATAAGGCAAGGTACTGCATCGTAAATGTCAACTCCTTCCTCTACAGCAACAATAGCGTCAACGATATTGTTTTCTAATAAATATTTCATTATAGTGGTAACAACCCCACCATATTCACCTTTACTTGCAATATCACTATTAGCAGAGTACGCATAA
This region of Methanobrevibacter woesei genomic DNA includes:
- a CDS encoding molybdopterin dinucleotide binding domain-containing protein, with amino-acid sequence MHYANTYLEKPVVPDVKITGEGTTDVLKCMLNTGSDIYQGACKKRGSTLKEEYKNASGTCYMDPRDMAKLGVNNWDTVLVKTEWGEVVVNAAVSRDAPHEGTVFICKGPWANTVVSPDTYCCSDPTYKGIRCTVEKTDRKVLLMADLMRWVYKKYVDEEDDDVVENMESLGELPVYKGRKWEELIDHDL
- a CDS encoding 4Fe-4S binding protein: MELKVNQDNCLGCGVCVIACPVNAAISPENAGGNGAKTEEVIMMVENGFIKLFSTDKCEECGTCQMFCPVNAIWLE
- the fwdF gene encoding tungsten-dependent formylmethanofuran dehydrogenase subunit FwdF, with the protein product MIKNIKDIKDNDFKITRSADEERNLSFRNDVCIGCGICESTCPVGAIELDAVALDSRKRFDVYFSGHDKIAQNIHKDVNLERVNINEDKCVLCGMCSGLCPVDALVLTIDGVPISEIDAYPHYESYSEIDDDECIYCKKCESACPRGAITIDRVLPQRKDLVTGEISVDDDECIYCGVCSELCPAEAISVNSENGNESIEINTDNCVYCLVCKKACPVNAITAVCRSCSYGEYDLDERKAVVKGSSIIDDDLCIYCGWCEGVCPTNAASVAKPFEGTIEISQEDCQSCGTCVDVCPCDALAFLVTSAPGQKLDPMSVKDQYCIRCGACAKSCPNGAITVTRTAVNNTPTKSATWIEALDALKN
- a CDS encoding helix-turn-helix domain-containing protein, producing MVDNMPKHIASGLKYLAAVKLKNQGKSQQFIADELKVDRSTVSHYFNGRNLSWNSIDVARTITELTPFDFLKMARAIIDEPDQCRKIVNICKNKEYNAIIEDTCIGCGLCVSLCFMNAVSLVALKSQIDSINCCGCLSCKDGCPTNSIKILEI
- the mobB gene encoding molybdopterin-guanine dinucleotide biosynthesis protein B; the encoded protein is MQIVSVVGRKNSGKTSLTVKIIEELKNRGYKVASIKHSHHQMEMDRENTDTWKHRCAGSDVVVGVGATTFFNVRKLLDLDRLLFLIKTMETVDFVIIEGFKSYPYPKIATTPDVVDEFTIAEVDAKSINQEGLEEVVDMIEEKGCDIIDTLFHKTCGYNEGLSIAKDIIKGNIKIEELDKTNVNLAIDGKVVGLNSFVSDFIEKITLGLIKTLNTEQYNVKDFEKIDLVIANPNLKENIISLSDTTTLIKVNDKEIVINKFVENYIKNAVEGLVKSLKLDDYNIKSLEKIKTTINSIESGNVEKAEITLAINNKPIEINTFVCGIMKESIFAMVKSLDTDFNIEDIYKIELKIILD
- the moaA gene encoding GTP 3',8-cyclase MoaA, translating into MKMKAIKDPFNRPIISLRITITNRCDENCIYCHHDGMVNSKDEMTPEEIYKICEISKDLGIQRVRLSGGEPLIRKDIVEIIEKISKLNFRDISITTNGTMLEKYAEKLKDAGLDRVNVSLDTLNPETYKFITKRDYLDRVKRGIVKAVEVGLNPVKINMVLMKGINENEVKDMFYFTKEYGIVLQVIELMESENCDDSKFNAEYHYDLTSLEEELTKIADDIKTREFMQNRKKYFIDGGEIELVKPIENTNFCKNCTRLRITPDGKVKPCLLRNDNLVELLSYMREGADDEILKKQYIKGINNREPYTHEKED
- a CDS encoding Coenzyme F420 hydrogenase/dehydrogenase, beta subunit C-terminal domain, translated to MAVNVDDMYYAYSANSDIASKGEYGGVVTTIMKYLLENNIVDAIVAVEEGVDIYDAVPCLITDPEDVIKSAGSIHCGTLNLAKFVSKYLDGCRDMKIAVTCKPCDAMTMRELMKKGKIIEDNVIMIGVNCGGTMSPVPTMKMIEEVYELDPKDVVKEEIAKGKLIMETKDGEEKAISIDELEEDGMGRRENCQRCELKIPSNADLALGNWGVIGPLAGKATFVEVFSERGADVLDKVIEAGVINTEEPIEKGITIRENINNIMLKNSAKKKAADIEGTTGDIIDVFHAYQDEFSKCMKCYGCREACPLCFCEDCCLEAEGPEWVPGGYTPAAPFFHLTRMVHMVDACTNCGQCSEVCPSEIPVSKVWATVNNKVKEVYGYMSGFDTGEPIPFTEYPKKDNVHK